The DNA region CCGCCCCGGCCCGCTCCAGCTCCGGCACCGCATGATACCCCCAGGAGACGCCGACCGACCGCACCCGCGCATTGCGGGCCATCTGAATGTCGTAGGTCGTGTCGCCGATCACAACCGTGCCCGCCTCTTCCGCGCCGGTCTCCGCCAGCGCGCGGTGGACCATGTGCGGATTGGGCTTGCCGGGACCGACATCGGCGGTCTGCAGCGTGACGAAGCGCCCGGTCAGACCATGGACCTTCAGCACCGCATCCAGCCCGCGGCGCGACTTGCCGGTCGCGACGCCCAGCAGCACGCCCGCCTCCTCCAGCGCCGCCAGCGTGTCGACGATGCCGGGAAACAGCGGCTCGTCCACCTCGCCCCGCCCGCGCGCCGCGGAGAAGGCGCGCTTGTAGCTCTCGGCCACCGCGACATGGACCTCGGCGTCGTGCGTCGGCAGCAGCAGCGACACCGCCTCCACCAGCGACAGCCCGACCATGCGGCGGACCTCCATCGGGTCCGGCTCGCCCAGCCCATGGTCGGCCCAGGCCTGGGTCATGGCGTCGATGATGGCGAACTGGCCGTCGACCAGCGTGCCGTCGCAATCGAACAGGGCCAGTCGCAGCGGCGGTCTGCCCGCAGCCGGCATCACTCGAAATCCTCGAACGGATCGTCGCGCAGGTTCGGGCTGAAGCCGAAATACTTCCAGGTCGCCTGCATGTGATCGGGCAGCGGGGCGGTGACGTCGATGGTCTTGCCGCCGCGCGGGTGCGGCAGGATCAGCCGGCGGGCGTGCAGGTGCAGCTTCTTCGCCACCTCCGCCCCGGCCAGGAAGGCGCCCTGCCCGGCATATTTGCCGTCGCCGAGGATCGGCGTGCCCACCGCGGCCATATGGACGCGCAGCTGGTGGGTGCGGCCGGTCAGCGGCCACATGGCGACGAAAGCCGCCTGCTTGCCGACATTCTCCTGCACCGAATAGACGGTGACCGCGCGCTTGCCCTCTTCCTTGTTCTCCGCCACCCGCTCGCCATGGGGACCGCCCTCCTTGGCCAGCGCGAGGTCGATCTTGCCCTGGTAGGGCTTCGGCACGCCGACGGTGGCGGCCCAATAGATCTTGCGCACCGCGCTGCCGCGGAACATCTCCGTCAGCTTGCTGGCGGCGAAGGTGGTGCGGGCCAGCAGCAGGACGCCCGAGGTGTCCTTGTCCAGCCGGTGGACCAGCTTCGGCCGCTCGTTGCCGTCGAAGCGCAGGGCGTCGAGCATGGCGTCGAGATGCTTGGAGGTGCCGGTTCCGCCCTGCACCGCCAGCCCGGCCGGCTTGTTGATGGCGATCACGTCGGCGTCGCGGTAGAGCACCAGCGCCTGCAGTTCGGCGATCTGCTTGTCCGACATGCCCTTGGGCTTGCCCGCCCCCGGGTTCGGACCCTTGGCGGGAGCCGCCCAGGCGGCCAGCGGCGGAATGCGCACGCCCTGCCCCGCCGCCAGCCGCGACGACGTCTCCGCCCGCTTGCCGTCGATGCGGACCTGGCCCGTGCGCAGCAGCTTCTGGAGGTAGCTGTGGTTCACGTCGGGGAAATGCCGCTTGAACCAGCGGTCGAGCCGCATGTCGGCCTCGTCGGCGGTGACGATGCGGGTTTCGACCTTGCTGTCGCCCTTGGCTTCGGCCGGCGTGGTATCGGCGTGGTCGGCGGCGGGATTGGGAGAGTCAGTCATCAGAGGGACACCGAAACAAGAGAACGCGCGGCCCACAGGCCGGCAAAGAAGCCCAGCACGCTGAACAGCGTCGAGGCGAGGAAGTATCCCGCCGCCGCGGTGAACTCGTCACGGGCGACGAGGACGCCGATGTCCAGCGTGAAGGAGGAGAAGGTGGTGAAGCCGCCGAGCACGCCGACCAGCAGCAGCGCGCGCAGCTCCGGCGACGGCGACCAGATCAGCGCCGCCAGTTCCGACAGCACGCCCATCACCGTGCAGCCGATCACGTTGACGACGATCGTCCCCACCGGAAACCGGCTGCCGGCCCACTGCATGATCGCCAGCAGCATCAGATAGCGCGCCACCGATCCGGCGGCGCCACCGATGGCGACGGCAAGCAAGGAGAGGGGGGATGCGAGCACGGCGCCTCCGGTTCAGCGCAGGATGATGGGAATGGGGATCGGGCGCCGGATTAGAGCCAGAAACCGCGCCACTTGTCACGCGATGGACAATGGCGGCAGGATCGTCGGCATGGAAACGCTCCCCCACGACGCCGCCCTGCTGATCGTCGACCTGCAAAAGGCCATCGACGACCCGCGCTGGAGCCACGCCGGCCCGCGCAACAACCCGCAGGCCGAGGCCAATGTCGCCGCCCTGCTGGCCGCATGGCGGCGGGACGGGCGGCCGATCGTCCACATCCGCCACGATTCGACCGATCCGGCCTCCGCCTACCGCCCCGGAAGTCCCGGCCATGCCTTCAAGCAGGAGGCCGTGCCGCTGCCGGGCGAGACGGTGTTCGGCAAGCGGGTGAACAGCGCCTTCATCGGCACGGCTCTCGACGAATGGCTGCGCGGCCGCGGCATCGGCACGCTGGTGGTGGCCGGGGTCATCACCAACAACAGCGTCGAGGCCACCGTGCGGATGGCCGGCAACCTCGGTTACGACGTGCGTCTGGTGGCCGACGCCTGCTTCACGTTCGCCAGGCATGACCGCTCGGGCCGGCTGCGCACGGCGGACGAGGTGCACGACCTGTCGCTCGCCAACATGGACGGCGAGTATGCGGCGGTGGTGGAGACGGCGGAGGTGTTGGGATAACTCCCTCTCCCAGGGTGGGAGAGGGAGGGCTTTACTGCAGCTTCGCCTTCAGGAACTCCACCGTGCGCTTCCAGGCCAGATCGGCGGCCTCCTGGTTGTAGCGCTCGGCCGAGGTGTCGTTGTGGAAGGCGTGGTTGACGCCCTCGTACATGTGGATCTGATGTTCGACGCCGGCCTTCTTCAGCGCCTCGTCATAGGCGGGGATGCCGGCGTTGATGCGCTCGTCGAGCCCGGCATAGTGCAGCATCAGCGGCGCCTTGACGGCGGTGACCAGCGCCGGATCGGGCGCCGGGCCGTAGAAGGCGACGCCGGCCCCCAGGTCGGGCGCCTTCAACGCCAGCCGGTTGACCATGCCGCCGCCCCAGCAGAAGCCGACGGCGCCGATCTTGCCCGAGGAATAGCGGTAGGCCATCAGATGGCTCATGGCCGCGATCAGGTTGTTGACCGCCTTGTCGCCGTCGAGCTGGCCGATCATGTCGCGGGCCTTGTCGGGATCCTGCGGCGTGCCGCCCAGCGGAGACAGCAGGTCGGGCGCCAGAGCCACGAAGCCTTCGGTGGCGAGCCGGCGGGTGACGTCCTCGATATAGGCGTTCAGGCCGCGGTTCTCGTGGATGACGATCACCGCCGGAGCCTTGTCCGCCAGCTTCGGCCGGGCGAGATAGCCGGCAACATCGCCGGTCGCCCCCTGGAAGCTCACCCTTTCCGCCGCCAGACGGGTGTCATCCGCGCCGACGATGGCGGCGCGGGCATAGTTCGGCTCGATCGCCGCCAGGATGGCCGGGATCGCCGCCGCGCCGCCGGCCAGCGCCGTCAGCCGCTCCAGGAAGACGCGGCGCGGCAGCGGCGCATGGGTGTATTCGTCGTAGAGGTCGATGATACGCTGATCCATCCCCGATGTCCCCTGTCTTGCCTATGCCGCGGCTAAGCCGGTGCGGTCGCGCTTGAGAGTGGGGGCACGGCACCGGCTTGGCAACCGGGGGGGATGAGCGCTTTCGGCCTATGACGCCTCGGGCGCCGCCTCGGCCAGCGGGACCAGTTCCGACGGCTGGTATTCGACCAGCCGGCCGTCGCGCATCTCCAGAACCCGATCCATGCGGCGGGCGAGGTCCAGATTATGCGTCGCGACCAGGGCCCCCACCTTGGCCTGACGGACGATGGCCGACAGCATGGTGAAGACATGTTCCGCGGTGTGCGGGTCGAGGTTGCCGGTCGGCTCGTCGGCGATCAGCAGCGACGGGGCGTTGGCGAGCGCGCGGGCGATGGCGACGCGCTGCTGCTCGCCGCCCGACAGGCGGGCCGGACGGTGGGTGCCGCGCTGCTCCAGCCCGACCATGCGCAGAAGCTCGTCCGCGCGCTGCCTGGCGACGGATTTGGAAACGCCGGCGATCATCTGCGGCAGGACGATGTTCTCCCGCGCAGTGAATTCCGGCAGCAGATGGTGGAACTGGTAGACGAAGCCGATGGAGCGCCGCCGCACCTCGGTCCGCTTGCCGTCGTCCAGGTTCGACACGTCGGTGCCGGCGATGCGCACCGTGCCGTCCGTGGGCCGCTCCAGCAGGCCGGCGATGTGCAGCAGCGTCGATTTGCCCGCGCCCGACGGGCCGACCAGCGCCACCAGTTCGCCGGCGCCGACGGTCAGCTCGACCCCGCGCAGCACCTCCAGCGTCTCGCCCGCCTGTTCGAAGCGGCGGACGATGCCCGACAACTCCAGCATCGGCTGCATGATGGCGTCACTCATAGCGCAGGGCCTCCACCGGATCGAGCCGGGCGGCGCGCCAGGACGGGTAGATGGTGGCGGCGAAGGACAGGCCCAACGCCATCAGCGTCACCTGCACCACCTCGCTCCAGTCGATCTTGGCCGGCAGGTGGGAGAGGAAATAGATCTCGGCGTTGAACAGGTTGGTGCCGGTCAGGCTCTGGATGACCTGCCGGATGCCCTCGATGTTGAGCGCGAAGGACACGCCGAGCGCCAGCCCCAGCAGCGTCCCCGTCACGCCCACGCTGGCGCCGGACAGGAAGAAGATGCGCATGATCATGCCGCGCGTCGCCCCCATGGTGCGCAGGATCGCGATGTCGCGCCCCTTGTCCTTCACCAGCATGATCAGGCTGGAGATGATGTTGAAGGCCGCGACCATGATGATCAGCGACAGGATCAGGAACATCACGTTGCGTTCGACCTGAAGGGCGGTGAAGAAGCTGGCGTTCGACTGCTGCCAGTCGACCACCCGCCCTTCCCCGGCCACCGCCGACTGGACGGCGGCACGCGCGGCGGCGATCTGCATCGGATCGTCCACGAAGACCTCCAGCGAGGTCACGGCGTCTCCGGTGCGGAAGAAGGCCTGCGCCTCCTCCAGCGGCAGGAAGATGAAGCTGTTGTCGTATTCGAACATGCCGACGTCGAAGATCGCGCCGATGGGATAGCTGCGCATCCGCGGCACGGTGCCGAAGGCGGTGACGTTGCCCTGCGGCGCGATCAGCGTGATCTGGTCGCCGATGCTCAAGCCCAGCCGCTGGGCCATGCGCGAGCCGATGGCGATGCGGTCGTCCCCGAATTCCTCGGCCGAGCCGCGGATGACGTTGTCGGCGAGCGTCGGCCGCTTCCTGAAGTCTTCCGCCCGCACGCCGCGGATGACCGCGCCCGACGCGACGCCGCGCACCGACACCAGCGCCTGGCCTTCCACGGTCGGGGTGGCGGTGTTGACGCCGGGCGTGTTGCGCAGCTTGCCGGCCAGGATGTCGAAGTCCGGCAGTGGCCCGCCGCGCATGTTGTAGACGTTGAGGTGCCCGTTGAGGCCGAGCACGCGGCCCAGAAGTTCCGCCCGGAAGCCGTTCATCACCGCCATCACGATGATGAGCGTCGCCACGCCGAGCGCGATGCCCAGCAGCGAGAACCCCGCGATGACCGAGATGAACCCTTCCTGGCGGCGCGCCCGGAGGTAACGCATTGCGACCATGCGTTCGAAGGCGTTGAAGATCATGCGGCTGGGGTCCTGTGGGTGGGCTGGAACGATGCCCTACATAAGAACGTGAGCATGGCGGGAAAAGGGCGAAGCCCGGATCGCCGGGCTACGGGGATCCGGGCTTCCTCATCGGGTTAAACCGATCAGCCCAGCAGCTTCGCCAGCGCCGCCTCGACCGGCAGTTCTTCCTTCTCGCCGGTGGCGCGGCGCTTCAGCTCGACGACGCCGTTCTTCAGGCCGCGCGGGCCGACGACCAGCTGCCAGGGAACGCCGATCAGGTCCATGTCGGCGAACTTGGCGCCGGGGCGCTCGTCGCGGTCGTCATAGGCGACCTCCAGCCCGGCGGCCTCCAGCTTCGCGTACAGATCGCCACAGACGCGGTCGGTCTCGGCGTCGCCGGACTTCAGGTTGATCAGGCCGACGTTGAACGGAGCCACCGCGTCCGGCCAGATGATGCCGTTGTCGTCGTGGCTGGCCTCGATGATCGCGCCCATCAGGCGCGACACGCCGATGCCGTAGCTGCCCATCTCCACCGGGATAGACTCGCCGTTCGGGCCGGCGACCACCGCGTTCATCGGCTTGGAGTATTTGGTGCCGAAGTTGAAGATGTGGCCGACCTCGATGCCGCGGGCCGACACCAGTTCCGACTCCGGCACCGGGCTGTTGGCCGGGTCGTGCTTCTCGTCGGTCGCCGCGTAGATGGCGGTGACGCGGTCGAAGAAGGGCTGCAGGTCGTCCTCCATGCCGGGGGCGTCCTTCAGCACGTCCAGGTTCATCCAGTCCTTGTGGCAGAACACGCCGCTCTCGCCGGTCTCGGCCAGGATGATGAATTCGTGGCTCAGGTCGCCGCCGATCGGGCCGGTGTCGGCGCGCATCGGAATCGCCTTCAGACCCATGCGGGCGAAGGTGCGCAGATAGGCCAGGAACATCTTCTGGTAGGAGCGGCGGGCGCCGGCCGCGTCGACGTCGAAGGAATAGGCGTCCTTCATCAGGAACTCGCGGCCGCGCATCACGCCGAAGCGCGGGCGGATCTCGTCACGGAACTTCCACTGGATATGGTAGAGGTTCAGCGGCAGCTGGCGGTAGCTCTTGACGAAGGAGCGGAAGATGTCGGTGATCATCTCCTCGTTCGTCGGGCCGAACAGCATCTCGCGGTCGTGACGGTCGGTGATGCGCAGCATCTCCTTGCCGTAATCGTCGTAGCGGCCGCTCTCGCGCCACAGTTCGGCCGACTGGATCGTCGGCATCAGCAGTTCCTGCGCGCCGGCGGCGTCCTGCTCCTCGCGGACGATCTGCTCGATCTTGCGCAGAACCCGATAGCCCAGCGGCAGCCACGCATAGATGCCGGCGCTGGTCTGGCGGATCATCCCGGCCCGCAGCATCAGGCGGTGCGAGACGATCTGCGCCTCGGTCGGGGTCTCCTTGAGGGTCGGCATGAAGAAGCTGGACAGCCGCATGGCTCTGCTCTCGTGTGCGAGGTGTTCGACAAGGCCGCGCGCGCGGCTCTTGCGCACAGGAGCGGACGCGGCGGCGGGTGAGCGACTTTAGGAAGGTCGCCCCCGCTTGTCCACTGTAAGCCCCCGCATCCCTCCCGGCCGCTAGCGGGCGCGGCAATAGGCGTAGAGGCGATCCTCCGCTCCCGGATCGATCGGCTGGCCGTTGAGGTAGAGCCGGTCGCCGACGACGCTGAGCCAGACCGAGGTCACGTCGTCGGGCAGGAACGGCACCGACGGCAGGGCGATGCCCATCTGCCGGGCGAGATCGACCGACAGCGGCAGGTCGATGGGAATGGGCGGTTGCGCGCCGGCGCTGCCCGGCAGGTCGGCCGGCGCCACCGGGCGTCCCCTCACATCCACCCCCGGCCGGTATTCGACGTCGGCGGCCGGCACATGGCGGGTCAGCCGCTGGCACAGCGACAGGTCGATCACCGGCCGCTCGCGGGCGGCATCGGGGGTCAGCGGAATGGGGCCGGACAACTGCGGCGGCGATTGCGCCGATGCGGAGCCGGCCGCCAGAACCAGCATGCAGGCCGCCAGCCCGGCGCGCAGGGCCTTCGGCGCCGTCACAGCGTGTGCCGCTCGGCCTGCATGGCCGGGTTGCGCATGGCTTTCCAGTAGAGCGACAGGTAGGGCATTCCTTTTTCGGCCTCCTCCTGGGTCCGCGCCGACTGGCGGATGTATTTGCCGATGAAGGGCTTGTTCACATGCTCCAGGTCCACCGCGGCCTTCAGCACCAGGAACTCGCCGATCTTGTCCGGCAGATTGTAATGCCATTTCTGCAGACAGTCGGAAGTCACGCCCGGCTTCGCCTGTTCCGGTTCAGGCAGATGGAATTCCTGGTGATGGTACTGCGAGATCTCCTTCCACGCCTGGGCGACCCGGCCGGGCTTCAGCCGCGGCAGCGCCTTCAGGATGCGGACGTCGTCGTGGAACAACGGCAGGAAACCGCGCTTCTCCGCCAGTTCGGTCAGCATGATGTGCAGTCCGGCCATCACGCCGCCCTCCGCACCGCCGCCATGGCCGCCGTCGTTCCTCTCCTCGCGCTTGCGGCCGAACAGGGCGCTGAAAAAGCCCTTCTTCGGCTTGGCGCCGCCCCCGGCCCCACCGCCGTCCTGCCCGACCTTGCGCTCGTCCCACAGCGAATCCCAGGCATATTCCCAGGCGGTGAAGACGGCGTTGGAGCGGTCGTCGAGGACGGTCAGCAGATATTCGCGGCCCTCGCGCCCCCAATCGACGTCGCCGACGATGGCGCGGACCGGACGACGGCTGAGCACCACCGGCAGGATGCCGACGCGCACCAGTTCCTGATAGAATTCCACGAAGGACGGCGTCTGGATGAAAGGCAGCAGGGAGCAGGGCTGCTGATCCGGCGCCAGCAACTCCATGCTTTTCCTGGTCCGCTCCAACAGTTCGGTCGTCAGAACCGCGGCGAACTGATCGAAGCGTTCGTTTTCGTTCGCGGCCATCGGCGCCTCGACTGTCGTCCTTCTTCTAACGGCCGCCCGGGCGGCGCTTGCCTCCTGGCGGCGTTCCTGCCGCCGTGTTCGCCGGATAGGGGAAAACCCCAGGGCAGAGTTTATCCGAGCACGCTACCAAGGAAACCGTTAACGCTTTCTGGACCCGCAGCGGAAATCTTCTGTCCGCAGACAAACAATCGAGATAACGGATAAAGAAAGGCCGCGCGGCGGAACGCGGCGCGGCCTGTCGAGTTTAGGGAGGAATCGCCACCAGGCGTCGGAAAGGGAGGA from Azospirillum ramasamyi includes:
- a CDS encoding dienelactone hydrolase family protein; its protein translation is MDQRIIDLYDEYTHAPLPRRVFLERLTALAGGAAAIPAILAAIEPNYARAAIVGADDTRLAAERVSFQGATGDVAGYLARPKLADKAPAVIVIHENRGLNAYIEDVTRRLATEGFVALAPDLLSPLGGTPQDPDKARDMIGQLDGDKAVNNLIAAMSHLMAYRYSSGKIGAVGFCWGGGMVNRLALKAPDLGAGVAFYGPAPDPALVTAVKAPLMLHYAGLDERINAGIPAYDEALKKAGVEHQIHMYEGVNHAFHNDTSAERYNQEAADLAWKRTVEFLKAKLQ
- a CDS encoding cysteine hydrolase family protein, whose product is METLPHDAALLIVDLQKAIDDPRWSHAGPRNNPQAEANVAALLAAWRRDGRPIVHIRHDSTDPASAYRPGSPGHAFKQEAVPLPGETVFGKRVNSAFIGTALDEWLRGRGIGTLVVAGVITNNSVEATVRMAGNLGYDVRLVADACFTFARHDRSGRLRTADEVHDLSLANMDGEYAAVVETAEVLG
- a CDS encoding HAD-IA family hydrolase, producing the protein MPAAGRPPLRLALFDCDGTLVDGQFAIIDAMTQAWADHGLGEPDPMEVRRMVGLSLVEAVSLLLPTHDAEVHVAVAESYKRAFSAARGRGEVDEPLFPGIVDTLAALEEAGVLLGVATGKSRRGLDAVLKVHGLTGRFVTLQTADVGPGKPNPHMVHRALAETGAEEAGTVVIGDTTYDIQMARNARVRSVGVSWGYHAVPELERAGADRIVHRGRDVATAVLELLEG
- the proS gene encoding proline--tRNA ligase is translated as MRLSSFFMPTLKETPTEAQIVSHRLMLRAGMIRQTSAGIYAWLPLGYRVLRKIEQIVREEQDAAGAQELLMPTIQSAELWRESGRYDDYGKEMLRITDRHDREMLFGPTNEEMITDIFRSFVKSYRQLPLNLYHIQWKFRDEIRPRFGVMRGREFLMKDAYSFDVDAAGARRSYQKMFLAYLRTFARMGLKAIPMRADTGPIGGDLSHEFIILAETGESGVFCHKDWMNLDVLKDAPGMEDDLQPFFDRVTAIYAATDEKHDPANSPVPESELVSARGIEVGHIFNFGTKYSKPMNAVVAGPNGESIPVEMGSYGIGVSRLMGAIIEASHDDNGIIWPDAVAPFNVGLINLKSGDAETDRVCGDLYAKLEAAGLEVAYDDRDERPGAKFADMDLIGVPWQLVVGPRGLKNGVVELKRRATGEKEELPVEAALAKLLG
- a CDS encoding lipoprotein-releasing ABC transporter permease subunit codes for the protein MIFNAFERMVAMRYLRARRQEGFISVIAGFSLLGIALGVATLIIVMAVMNGFRAELLGRVLGLNGHLNVYNMRGGPLPDFDILAGKLRNTPGVNTATPTVEGQALVSVRGVASGAVIRGVRAEDFRKRPTLADNVIRGSAEEFGDDRIAIGSRMAQRLGLSIGDQITLIAPQGNVTAFGTVPRMRSYPIGAIFDVGMFEYDNSFIFLPLEEAQAFFRTGDAVTSLEVFVDDPMQIAAARAAVQSAVAGEGRVVDWQQSNASFFTALQVERNVMFLILSLIIMVAAFNIISSLIMLVKDKGRDIAILRTMGATRGMIMRIFFLSGASVGVTGTLLGLALGVSFALNIEGIRQVIQSLTGTNLFNAEIYFLSHLPAKIDWSEVVQVTLMALGLSFAATIYPSWRAARLDPVEALRYE
- a CDS encoding ABC transporter ATP-binding protein is translated as MSDAIMQPMLELSGIVRRFEQAGETLEVLRGVELTVGAGELVALVGPSGAGKSTLLHIAGLLERPTDGTVRIAGTDVSNLDDGKRTEVRRRSIGFVYQFHHLLPEFTARENIVLPQMIAGVSKSVARQRADELLRMVGLEQRGTHRPARLSGGEQQRVAIARALANAPSLLIADEPTGNLDPHTAEHVFTMLSAIVRQAKVGALVATHNLDLARRMDRVLEMRDGRLVEYQPSELVPLAEAAPEAS
- the crcB gene encoding fluoride efflux transporter CrcB gives rise to the protein MLASPLSLLAVAIGGAAGSVARYLMLLAIMQWAGSRFPVGTIVVNVIGCTVMGVLSELAALIWSPSPELRALLLVGVLGGFTTFSSFTLDIGVLVARDEFTAAAGYFLASTLFSVLGFFAGLWAARSLVSVSL
- a CDS encoding RluA family pseudouridine synthase, whose protein sequence is MTDSPNPAADHADTTPAEAKGDSKVETRIVTADEADMRLDRWFKRHFPDVNHSYLQKLLRTGQVRIDGKRAETSSRLAAGQGVRIPPLAAWAAPAKGPNPGAGKPKGMSDKQIAELQALVLYRDADVIAINKPAGLAVQGGTGTSKHLDAMLDALRFDGNERPKLVHRLDKDTSGVLLLARTTFAASKLTEMFRGSAVRKIYWAATVGVPKPYQGKIDLALAKEGGPHGERVAENKEEGKRAVTVYSVQENVGKQAAFVAMWPLTGRTHQLRVHMAAVGTPILGDGKYAGQGAFLAGAEVAKKLHLHARRLILPHPRGGKTIDVTAPLPDHMQATWKYFGFSPNLRDDPFEDFE